Part of the Haloarcula laminariae genome is shown below.
CTCACCGTCGTCGTCGACCCGGGCCACGGCGCGGGCTCGCTGGTCAGCCCGGAGCTGTTCCGCGAGCTCGGCTGTACGGTCCACACGGTCAACGCCCAGCCAGACGGCCACTTCCCCGGCCGGAACCCCGAGCCGGTCGCCGCGACGCTGGGAGACCTCCGGAGCTACGTCAGGGCGACCGGCGCGGACCTCGGCATCGCCCACGACGGCGACGCGGACAGGGCGATGTTCGTCGACGAGCGGGGCGAACACGTCGACGGCAGCGCGATGTTCGCGGCGCTTGCCGCCGCGGAACTGCGGGCGGGCGACGGGGTCGTCAGCGCGGTCAACGCCTCCCAGCGAATCGTCGACGTGGTCGAGGAGGCCGGCGCGACCCTCTCGCTCACCCCCATCGGCTCGACCTACATCGTCAGCCGCATCAGGGACCTCCAGGCCGAGGGGACCCACGTGGCCATCGCGGGCGAGGGCAACGGCGGCATCCTCTTTCCTGACTACCGCATCGCCCGCGACGGCGCTTACACAGCCGCCCGCTTCTGTGAGCTGCTCGCCGACCGGCCCGCAAGCGAGCTGGTGGCCCCCTACGATGACTACTACAACGTCCGCCGGAACCTCCACGTCGACGGCGAGGCCGACCGCGAAGCGATGCTGTCCGGCATCGAGGGCCACGCCACCGGGGCCGCCGCCGACCTCGACACGACCGACGGCTGGCGGCTCGACTACGGCGACGGCTGGGTGCTCGCCCGCCCGTCGGGCACCGAGCCCGTGGTACGGGTGTACGCGGAAGCGCGGACGCCCGAGCGCGCGGAGGAACTCGCCGGCCAGATGGTCGGTGCGGCGGAACGGGGCGGGTAGTCCTGCGGTCGTATTTGGCGTAGCGCGGACCGAACAGCGATGGCAGACGGCAAATCGGTCTTGATGACACCCGACAGGTTCCAGTGGCCGTAGTGAATAGACAGTGTGTATCGTACACAAGTTCGCGAACTACCCACATCTGCCGAATGTGACAGATTCAGTATACAGTTCACAGCCGAGATGATATAGTCGTATCTCTCTTGATGAGACGGCGGCCGCTGATGTTCGAGAGTTACTTGAGCTATCGGTTATTGTCAAAGCGTCTGGGTGGGAGCTATTGGAAACCGCGGGAGGGTTCGATGCAATGTCCAGCCTTCGGCGCCCAACAGAGCGAGCATGAACGGCACAGCGGTCGGCAACTCAGTTTTGCGATGAGGTCGTGGTGAAAGTCACGCCGCTAAATGTAAATCGTGCCCCACCACTACGACTCGCTGAGATATCGATACGCCACTGGTGTGCCTCGGCAATTTCTGCAACGATATGTAGGCCGTATCCAGTACCATCGGTGGTTGACGTATGTCCAAATTTGAGGACGTCGGCACGCTCGCTCTCCGGGATGCCGGGCCCATCGTCACTCACATAAAATCCGTCACCCGTGCGGCCGACAGTGACAGCGACGTCCTCGCCGCAGTGTTCTATGGCGTTACGAAATAGGTTCTCGAATATCTGTTCCACTCGGCTTACGTCTGCCCGGAATTCTCCGTCATCAACCACTGTCAGTGACGCGCCGCCGGTTTCGACACGGTCCCAACAGCGGTGGCTCACAGTATCCAGTCTGACAGTCTCTGTCTCGGCGACGGTCTGTCCTTGTTTGGCGAGCGTTAGCGTCTCACTGATAAGTGTATCAATACGGTCCAGAGCGTCCACAATCGGGGGGAGGTGCTCACTGTCGGTTTCATCGGCAAGCAGTGTCGCTCGCCCTTTGGCCACGCTCAGCGGATTCCGAATATCGTGGCTGATGGTTCCTGTGAACTTTTCGAGTCGTTCGTTTTGCCGTGTCAGCTGCTGTTCCCGTTGCTTGAGTTCCGTTATATCCTTTAGGACGAGTACACGTGCCATTGCGCCAGTGCCGTACTCTACTGTCGAGAGTTCGGCTTCGAAATACCGCTCCATATCAGCTGGTGAGACGGTACCAGACCAATCGGATGTCCCGGAACGGAACGCTTCAGTAAGGCCTTGCGTATCAGGGAAGATGTCGGCCACGTTCTGTCCGATCAATCTATCCGCTTCGATTATGTCACCCAAGTGTGTATTCATATCAATGACCATGCCATGGCGATTGGTGATAAGAATGGCCTCGTCGATGATATCGAATGCGTGCTCACGCCCAGGCCCCAATTCTAACCGGTGGTTGGCGTTCCCGCGCAGCGCGTAGAAAAATACGCCGCCGGTAACGAAGAGCGCAAGCGGGGTGGCGTCTACATAATCCGGAACGAATCCAGTGGTGTGTAACACGGGGGGAATAGCCATCAGAAGCGTGCCAGTGAGCAACGTCGCGGATAGTTCGACCTGTTTCCGTTGACCCGTCAGTAGACTCCCCGTCCAGAGCGCGATTGCAGCGAGTATGAGCCCATAGCCAAAGATATGGAGGTCAAATGCAAGCCACGGTCCGAGGTTGTTGTAGAACACGCCACGGTCGTCGACATAGCTGTCTGCCGTGTAGAGAAGCGTCGGTCGGGCGAGACCGATGAATTGGGTAGCCAGTGGCACCGAGAGGAGCCCAGCGAACACATATTGTGAGACGGGCTGTCGAAACACCGATTCTACTGCCATGAGGAACCAGCAGATTGCAACCAACGAAATACAGAAAATAATGACACGGTCAAAAAATATCGTCAGACTTGGACTGTTTGTAAACAATGCAGCCCCCCGAGAGAGCGTCCAGAGTCCGAGGCCACCCATTGCGATGATGAACCACCGGAATGCCGGTTGGTGTCGATAATTCCAGGCGACCCAAATCAGAAGTCCGATGGGTATCAGACCAAGCCACGTTAAAATAGTTAGCAAATTAAGTCCCGTTGGGACAAACATCACAGATATCAGATTGGTTAGCTTATACTAAATATATATATCTTATGATATTATTCAGTATCAAGTACGGTATTCGAGGTGGCTTTTTTACAAAATATTGTACAGCCGACCAACACAGATTCCTCCCGCCGCCTTCATCGAACCAGGACAGCCGTTTTACAATCTGTGTTTATAGGGGTGGTAAATACGCTTTTTCAGGAGATGAGCCAAATAAGCAGCCGATGCAACAGAATGTATACAGCGGACGAGAATCCACTGTGTTCGACCCACTGCTGGATTCAACAGCCAGTGCGTCCCGGGATTACAACGACTCGTGTTCCGCTAGCGCGTCCTCGATAGCCGCTTTCTCCTCACGGGCCTCCCGCAGTTCCGCCGCCACCGCGCCGCTGGCCAGCCGCTCGCGCTCGTCGGCGGCCAGTTCAGCCCGGGCGAGCGCGCTCTCGCGTAGCCGGTCGTAGTCCTCTCGGCGGGCCAGCGCCCGCACGTCACGCAGGCGCTCGACTACCTCGTCATCGGCGAACGTCGAGACCACCGACCGGTACTCGCGGGCGAGCCACGGCAGGCGGTCGGCCGGCGGCGGGGGCCACCCGACCGTCAGCGGTTCGGCGTCGAGGTTGCGGAGGTATGTCCGCCGGGTGCCGACGGCCCGCTTGAGCGCCTCAGTGTCGTCGACGTAGTGGTCGAGCTTCGAGGCGGAGTAGTCGGCG
Proteins encoded:
- a CDS encoding histidine kinase N-terminal 7TM domain-containing protein, giving the protein MFVPTGLNLLTILTWLGLIPIGLLIWVAWNYRHQPAFRWFIIAMGGLGLWTLSRGAALFTNSPSLTIFFDRVIIFCISLVAICWFLMAVESVFRQPVSQYVFAGLLSVPLATQFIGLARPTLLYTADSYVDDRGVFYNNLGPWLAFDLHIFGYGLILAAIALWTGSLLTGQRKQVELSATLLTGTLLMAIPPVLHTTGFVPDYVDATPLALFVTGGVFFYALRGNANHRLELGPGREHAFDIIDEAILITNRHGMVIDMNTHLGDIIEADRLIGQNVADIFPDTQGLTEAFRSGTSDWSGTVSPADMERYFEAELSTVEYGTGAMARVLVLKDITELKQREQQLTRQNERLEKFTGTISHDIRNPLSVAKGRATLLADETDSEHLPPIVDALDRIDTLISETLTLAKQGQTVAETETVRLDTVSHRCWDRVETGGASLTVVDDGEFRADVSRVEQIFENLFRNAIEHCGEDVAVTVGRTGDGFYVSDDGPGIPESERADVLKFGHTSTTDGTGYGLHIVAEIAEAHQWRIDISASRSGGARFTFSGVTFTTTSSQN
- the glmM gene encoding phosphoglucosamine mutase, coding for MHVFGSSGVRGVAGEELTPGDAMQVAQAAGSVWAADTDRVAVARDTRTTGRTYENAVTSGFTGLGFDVDRLGVVPTPGLQAYCEGEGVPGLMVTASHNPPAYNGIKLVGADGVELSRENLDEVERALTAEPGYATWDRMGTDRRVERARRDYEAGVLAAVDRRRIADADLTVVVDPGHGAGSLVSPELFRELGCTVHTVNAQPDGHFPGRNPEPVAATLGDLRSYVRATGADLGIAHDGDADRAMFVDERGEHVDGSAMFAALAAAELRAGDGVVSAVNASQRIVDVVEEAGATLSLTPIGSTYIVSRIRDLQAEGTHVAIAGEGNGGILFPDYRIARDGAYTAARFCELLADRPASELVAPYDDYYNVRRNLHVDGEADREAMLSGIEGHATGAAADLDTTDGWRLDYGDGWVLARPSGTEPVVRVYAEARTPERAEELAGQMVGAAERGG